A section of the Saccharopolyspora gregorii genome encodes:
- a CDS encoding WXG100 family type VII secretion target, which yields MADDFYLDPDGMRDANQRIKTAHDEMSAAFDELNAELAELYGCWGNDDVGKAFEGNYKEPAENIKKGSQGILDGVNELTGMLDETVDEFVAVDEQNRRNVENTGYES from the coding sequence ATGGCTGACGACTTCTACCTCGACCCCGACGGGATGCGGGACGCCAACCAGCGGATCAAGACGGCGCACGACGAGATGTCCGCCGCCTTCGACGAGCTCAACGCCGAGCTGGCGGAGCTCTACGGCTGCTGGGGCAACGACGACGTCGGCAAGGCGTTCGAGGGGAACTACAAGGAGCCGGCGGAGAACATCAAGAAAGGCTCCCAGGGCATCCTCGACGGCGTGAACGAGCTGACCGGCATGCTGGACGAGACGGTGGACGAGTTCGTCGCGGTGGACGAGCAGAACCGCCGGAACGTCGAGAACACCGGGTACGAGTCCTGA
- a CDS encoding YbaB/EbfC family nucleoid-associated protein, with protein sequence MTEMNRSGGGAFQDLEAAMAALEQEQRKLAEIGEVRQNETTTVQAKDRSLEMTFDGGGELSELKFNGTKYRNMAPAQLAHVIVETLQQGRAQAMAKMTDLMGSDVLPGIDLAGIAAGKVDPSSVIDALLSPMLDGIVDDDDRPGKDSRSEKGGQDG encoded by the coding sequence ATGACCGAGATGAACCGCAGTGGTGGCGGCGCCTTCCAGGACCTCGAAGCGGCCATGGCCGCGCTGGAGCAGGAGCAGCGCAAGCTCGCCGAGATCGGCGAGGTCCGCCAGAACGAGACGACGACGGTCCAGGCGAAGGACCGCTCGCTGGAGATGACCTTCGACGGCGGCGGCGAGCTGTCCGAGCTGAAGTTCAACGGCACGAAGTACCGGAACATGGCCCCGGCGCAGCTGGCCCACGTGATCGTGGAGACGCTCCAGCAGGGCCGCGCGCAGGCGATGGCGAAGATGACGGACCTCATGGGATCCGATGTCCTGCCTGGAATTGATCTAGCGGGCATCGCCGCGGGTAAGGTGGACCCGAGCAGCGTGATCGACGCGCTGCTGTCCCCGATGCTGGACGGCATCGTCGACGACGACGACCGCCCCGGCAAGGATTCCCGTTCGGAGAAGGGTGGCCAGGATGGCTGA